The following coding sequences lie in one Zingiber officinale cultivar Zhangliang chromosome 2B, Zo_v1.1, whole genome shotgun sequence genomic window:
- the LOC122045741 gene encoding putative pentatricopeptide repeat-containing protein At3g15200, with amino-acid sequence MWVSKGRLLSFSATSTVLCQFSLANHDYVLKHKYASIAPSNSHCIKDSLVNKYSCFGPSSHFTKNNFCNASISYPVICSQELLCSSRRYYLGSPSESESISLPNRDGLASVDDSCASDAMAIQKILKSHDKSSGLSSALDECKIQLTEDLVVLVLRRNRSDWKLALSFFKWASTQTNYLHGPRAYNEILDILGRMKQVKLMQETFDEIPKDRQGSAINNKTFAILMHRYSGAHKVQEAIGIFYKRIDYGFELDLIGFQQLLMSLCRYKHVEEAEALFLQKQDQFPPVIKSRNIILNGWCVLGSLHDTTRFWNDINKSGCKPDLYTYSIFIKSLTKSGKLGTAVQLFTSMWEKGCDPDVTICNCIIDTLCFKKKVPQALEIFSEMTDRGCLLDVSTYNSLIKHLCKINRMQKVHELLNEMEEKGCNPNTRTYSYILKTADKPEEVTALLQRMERTSCKLDSDTYNLLLNLYMQWKHQKGSGSIWAEMKRSGLGPDQRSYTIMVHQLHSQGKLEEALQFYKEMRAKGMIPEPRTKLLINSIRLQKERRE; translated from the exons ATGTGGGTCTCCAAGGGCAGGCTTCTATCTTTCAGTGCCACTTCAACTGTTCTTT GTCAATTTTCACTTGCGAACCACGACTATGTTCTTAAGCATAAGTATGCGTCTATTGCGCCGAGCAACAGTCATTGCATCAAAGATTCATTAGTGAACAAATACTCTTGCTTTGGACCATCTTCGCACTTTACGAAGAATAACTTTTGTAATGCTTCCATTTCATATCCTGTTATATGTTCACAAGAGTTGTTGTGCTCCTCGAGACGATATTATTTAGGTTCGCCATCAGAATCTGAGAGTATATCTTTGCCCAATCGTGATGGTTTGGCTTCGGTTGATGATTCATGTGCTAGTGATGCTATGGCAATTCAGAAGATACTCAAGTCTCATGATAAAAGCTCTGGGCTTTCATCAGCTCTTGATGAATGCAAGATTCAGTTAACTGAGGACTTAGTTGTGCTTGTTCTTCGGAGGAATCGCTCCGATTGGAAGCTTGCACTATCTTTTTTCAAGTGGGCTTCCACGCAGACTAACTATTTGCATGGACCGAGGGCTTATAACGAGATACTTGATATTCTTGGTAGGATGAAACAGGTCAAATTAATGCAAGAGACGTTTGATGAGATTCCTAAAGATAGGCAAGGATCTGCCATCAATAACAAAACCTTTGCGATCCTTATGCATAGATATTCAGGTGCTCACAAAGTGCAAGAAGCTATAGGCATTTTCTATAAAAGGATAGATTATGGATTTGAACTAGACTTGATTGGCTTCCAGCAACTTCTTATGTCACTTTGCAGATATAAACATGTCGAGGAGGCAGAAGCTTTATTTCTTCAGAAACAAGATCAGTTTCCACCGGTTATAAAGAGCAGAAATATCATCCTGAATGGCTGGTGTGTTTTGGGAAGTTTACATGATACAACGAGATTTTGGAATGACATAAATAAATCTGGTTGCAAACCAGATTTGTACACCTATAGCATTTTTATTAAATCATTGACTAAATCTGGAAAACTTGGTACCGCCGTGCAGTTGTTCACATCCATGTGGGAGAAGGGTTGTGATCCAGATGTTACAATCTGTAATTGTATCATCGATACATTGTGCTTTAAGAAGAAAGTTCCTCAAGCACTTGAGATTTTCTCTGAAATGACCGATCGAGGTTGCCTTCTTGATGTGTCGACCTACAATTCCCTCATCAAACATCTTTGTAAGATCAATAGGATGCAAAAAGTACACGAGCTTCTGAATGAGATGGAAGAAAAAGGTTGCAATCCGAATACTAGAACTTATTCTTACATCTTGAAAACGGCTGACAAACCGGAAGAGGTTACTGCCTTGTTGCAGAGAATGGAAAGGACTAGTTGCAAACTTGACTCGGATACTTACAATCTGCTACTGAACCTGTATATGCAGTGGAAGCACCAAAAGGGCAGTGGATCTATATGGGCCGAAATGAAGAGAAGTGGCCTGGGACCGGATCAGCGATCTTATACTATAATGGTTCATCAACTACATAGCCAAGGGAAGCTAGAAGAGGCCTTGCAATTCTATAAAGAAATGAGAGCAAAAGGAATGATCCCAGAGCCTAGAACAAAACTGTTAATAAACTCAATTCGATTACaaaaagagagaagagaatga